From Nitrospirota bacterium, a single genomic window includes:
- a CDS encoding beta-ketoacyl-[acyl-carrier-protein] synthase family protein, translated as MAKPMDKEQRGVYNNRPMQNNDILITGLGAISAAGSSVPETLTCFKDGRRNGGPVTLFETRLEYPVFEVKSIPEAFRRKGLRTISLALVAVDEALRESGLGHDLSKHRVGVCLGTTVASQLNDLEFYRSYRETGSAPMEPVDRYLKGNLAEYVARSVKANGPCLTVVNACSSGTDAIGAASSWLRSGMCDIAIAGGADELSRIPYCGFGSLGIVSKELCAPFDRDRKGLNLGEGAGVVVLERREFAKRRRVSTDLFLAGFGACADAYHLTAPHPEGVGLEASLVAALRQADVGPETVSFVNAHGTATPDNDQAEGKLLARMFGPGLAMLSTKGFTGHTLGAAGGLEAVFTALGLRAGWIPASPGFVNQDPNIPLAPVREITRIAGKYAVSTSLAFGGNNAAIVMGRRSAP; from the coding sequence ATGGCCAAACCCATGGACAAAGAACAAAGGGGAGTGTACAATAACCGGCCTATGCAGAACAACGATATCCTTATCACCGGACTAGGCGCGATCTCCGCGGCCGGCTCTTCGGTGCCTGAGACGCTGACGTGCTTCAAGGACGGCCGGCGAAACGGCGGGCCTGTAACGCTCTTCGAAACGCGGCTTGAGTATCCGGTGTTCGAAGTGAAAAGCATTCCCGAGGCATTTCGCCGGAAGGGACTGAGGACGATAAGCCTGGCCCTTGTTGCCGTGGATGAGGCATTGCGCGAGTCCGGCCTCGGCCATGATCTTTCGAAGCATCGAGTCGGCGTCTGTCTCGGCACAACCGTGGCCAGCCAGTTGAACGATCTGGAATTCTATCGCTCCTATCGCGAGACGGGCTCGGCGCCCATGGAGCCCGTGGACCGTTACTTGAAGGGGAACCTGGCCGAGTACGTCGCACGCTCCGTCAAGGCAAACGGGCCCTGCCTCACGGTCGTGAATGCCTGTTCATCGGGCACCGATGCGATCGGCGCGGCTTCGTCATGGCTCCGGAGCGGCATGTGCGACATTGCCATAGCCGGCGGCGCGGACGAGCTGTCGCGCATCCCGTACTGCGGTTTCGGATCGCTCGGCATCGTGAGCAAGGAGCTGTGCGCGCCCTTTGACCGGGACCGGAAGGGGCTGAATCTTGGTGAAGGGGCGGGCGTGGTCGTTCTCGAGCGGCGGGAGTTCGCCAAACGGCGCCGCGTCTCGACAGACCTGTTTCTTGCGGGGTTTGGGGCATGCGCCGACGCCTACCATCTCACGGCGCCCCATCCCGAGGGAGTCGGCCTTGAGGCGTCGCTGGTCGCTGCCTTGCGACAGGCGGACGTCGGGCCGGAGACAGTCAGCTTCGTGAACGCCCATGGGACGGCGACCCCGGATAACGATCAGGCCGAGGGGAAGCTCCTTGCCAGGATGTTCGGTCCCGGGCTCGCCATGCTCTCGACAAAGGGGTTCACAGGGCACACGCTCGGCGCAGCAGGCGGGTTGGAGGCTGTGTTCACCGCCCTGGGGCTGAGAGCGGGATGGATCCCGGCAAGCCCTGGGTTCGTGAACCAGGACCCGAACATTCCCCTTGCGCCGGTCCGTGAAATAACACGCATCGCGGGCAAATACGCCGTTTCCACGTCGCTCGCCTTCGGGGGCAACAACGCTGCCATCGTGATGGGACGGAGGTCAGCGCCATGA
- a CDS encoding FAD-dependent oxidoreductase — MQSLIDRREGTIVGEVLVAGGGVAGVAAAISAARKGCRVILVERSGRLGGTGTHGMLRTICGLYAGGSSEPGETLNPGVTREIAAALLKKSPRRTVQKAGKVFVLPYESADLEQVLGELCRNEQGIEVIRESVAIAVTADCGTIDGILVDQKGMHVTLRTSAVIDCTGSGEIGFLAGAEFDCAPPNEIQMAGYTVRVSGLQGQDQALSIKVPFVLAQAVEHGQLSSSMRFTAFHPGDAPEEGYLKFSTEEQEHPDRETRVRGEVSRAMAILAARLPSFREAVIREASGVLDREGRRIRGEYVLSEEDVLSAKKFSDGVVKNSWPIELWDRTKGPVYRYVPQNDYYEIPFRCLKVKGFHNLLTAGRCISVSHQALGSVRVMGACIALGEAAGRAAAELVRSGQYPAFGK; from the coding sequence ATGCAGTCTCTGATCGACAGGAGGGAAGGAACGATCGTTGGTGAAGTTCTGGTCGCAGGAGGGGGAGTCGCCGGCGTTGCAGCGGCAATCAGCGCAGCCCGGAAAGGGTGCCGCGTCATCCTGGTTGAAAGATCGGGCCGGCTGGGCGGGACCGGTACGCACGGCATGCTTCGGACGATCTGCGGGCTCTATGCCGGCGGGAGTTCTGAACCCGGGGAAACACTGAACCCCGGAGTAACGCGGGAGATTGCTGCCGCGCTCTTGAAAAAGTCTCCCCGGCGGACCGTCCAGAAGGCAGGGAAGGTCTTTGTCCTGCCCTACGAGTCAGCGGACCTTGAACAGGTCCTGGGAGAACTCTGCCGGAACGAGCAGGGAATAGAGGTGATTCGTGAGAGTGTTGCGATCGCGGTCACCGCAGACTGCGGCACAATCGACGGGATCCTCGTCGATCAAAAGGGCATGCACGTGACGCTCCGAACATCGGCCGTGATCGACTGCACAGGAAGCGGCGAGATCGGGTTTCTGGCAGGGGCCGAGTTCGACTGTGCGCCTCCCAACGAGATCCAGATGGCCGGCTACACGGTCCGGGTCAGCGGCCTCCAGGGCCAGGACCAGGCGCTTTCAATCAAGGTACCCTTCGTGCTGGCACAGGCTGTGGAGCACGGGCAGCTCTCTTCCAGCATGCGTTTCACGGCGTTCCACCCCGGTGATGCTCCGGAGGAAGGTTATCTCAAGTTCAGCACCGAGGAGCAGGAACACCCTGATCGCGAAACGCGGGTGCGGGGGGAAGTCAGCCGGGCAATGGCCATCCTCGCGGCAAGGCTCCCTTCTTTTCGCGAAGCCGTGATCCGGGAAGCCTCCGGAGTTCTGGACCGGGAGGGCAGAAGGATCCGCGGCGAGTACGTCCTGAGCGAAGAGGACGTGCTTTCGGCAAAGAAGTTCTCCGATGGCGTTGTAAAGAATTCGTGGCCCATTGAGCTCTGGGACCGGACCAAGGGGCCCGTGTATCGGTACGTGCCCCAGAACGATTACTACGAAATACCGTTCCGCTGCCTGAAGGTCAAAGGGTTTCATAATCTCCTCACTGCCGGACGCTGCATTTCCGTATCGCATCAGGCACTCGGCTCCGTTCGGGTGATGGGCGCGTGCATCGCCCTGGGGGAAGCGGCGGGCCGGGCCGCAGCCGAGTTGGTCAGGTCCGGTCAGTACCCGGCTTTCGGGAAATGA
- a CDS encoding DUF5752 family protein: MREPFEFKQCITLLKATGSTAKTLAELRNRLATISDRSLYHHTYQYFLKGHILEYTNDFAEWAGQDLEERELAEELSNVDPYDFPDMNALRVELMRVIQVYLERFPEPRETRVGEEFYFNETVTLVFPAGVRAKNLAEFLLAIKYVDRSCLYYHFYDARLRLGGAMNDFSQWIVDALGKKELADKLMAIDPFVHSLEGIRERIVEALEAEVKVDMEAAGVHHAVRDEVTEEMTTAGGRHD; this comes from the coding sequence ATGCGTGAGCCATTTGAATTCAAGCAATGCATAACCCTGCTGAAAGCGACAGGCAGTACGGCAAAAACGCTTGCCGAACTTCGTAACCGGCTGGCAACGATAAGCGACCGGTCCCTGTATCACCATACGTACCAGTATTTTCTGAAAGGCCATATCCTGGAATATACCAATGACTTCGCCGAGTGGGCGGGACAGGACCTGGAGGAGCGCGAACTGGCGGAGGAGCTTTCTAATGTGGACCCCTATGATTTCCCCGATATGAACGCATTGCGCGTCGAATTGATGCGTGTGATCCAGGTCTACCTCGAGCGGTTCCCGGAGCCGAGGGAGACCAGGGTTGGCGAGGAGTTCTACTTCAACGAGACGGTAACGCTCGTTTTTCCAGCGGGAGTCCGTGCCAAGAACCTCGCCGAATTCCTTCTCGCCATCAAGTACGTGGACCGAAGCTGTCTGTACTATCATTTTTACGATGCCCGGCTGCGCCTCGGCGGAGCGATGAACGATTTTTCGCAATGGATCGTCGACGCCCTCGGGAAGAAAGAACTCGCCGACAAGCTGATGGCCATAGATCCCTTCGTCCATTCGCTGGAAGGGATACGGGAGCGGATCGTCGAGGCCCTCGAGGCGGAAGTGAAGGTCGATATGGAAGCGGCCGGGGTCCATCATGCTGTCCGGGACGAGGTGACAGAGGAGATGACAACCGCGGGAGGTCGTCATGATTAG
- a CDS encoding radical SAM protein codes for MTQTTTSVDARPGKAFGKNKPLTILLIKPHSHLLVARRLQDFLHLEPLELEIVAGGVPKEDRVLIEDIALEKDPVAFFEQRVRELQPDIIGFTAYSNQSAIVKDLAKRAKMLVPGVLTVAGGIHATIIPADYAGSDMDLVVRGEGGTAFEGIIHRYKKGETLADGDAVLAVQDIEFTRKAGAKPPLFPAVEAIPRPRRELVDRKRYFSVWTSPDGNNRLETMYPSIATIRTSTGCAYSCAFCVVHHMMSGKYLQRSPEDVVDEIAGIQEDYIYFVDDETFLNPKRLTDIANLLKARGIKKKFVSWARADTIVHHPELFKLWKEVGLHIVYVGLEAMDEERLKDYKKRTSVETNRKAVQILREAGILLHGSLMVDPGFTVEDFRRLERVIIELIPSEVSFTVFSPSPGTELWHKHQNDYIIDSYLYYDCMHTVLPTKMDMKKFYAHFARLYSIGWRHNPLRLNKTKVPFREIVRSIKNGTKYVIAMRNIYKDYLPKKM; via the coding sequence ATGACACAGACGACGACATCGGTAGACGCCAGGCCTGGGAAGGCCTTTGGAAAGAACAAGCCCCTCACCATCCTTCTCATCAAACCGCACTCGCACCTTCTCGTGGCAAGGAGGCTCCAGGACTTCCTTCACCTCGAGCCCCTGGAGCTCGAAATCGTGGCGGGAGGGGTCCCGAAGGAGGACCGGGTGCTGATCGAGGACATCGCACTGGAAAAAGACCCGGTGGCCTTTTTCGAACAACGCGTGCGGGAGCTCCAGCCGGACATCATCGGGTTCACGGCTTACAGCAACCAGTCGGCCATCGTAAAAGACCTTGCCAAACGGGCGAAAATGCTGGTGCCCGGCGTCCTGACCGTGGCCGGCGGCATCCACGCCACGATCATTCCTGCGGACTACGCCGGTTCGGACATGGACCTGGTCGTTCGCGGGGAAGGCGGCACGGCATTCGAAGGCATTATCCACCGCTATAAGAAAGGTGAAACCCTTGCGGACGGAGATGCGGTCCTCGCGGTACAGGACATCGAGTTCACCCGGAAGGCGGGCGCGAAGCCGCCTCTCTTTCCGGCTGTCGAAGCGATCCCAAGGCCCCGTCGCGAGCTCGTCGACCGCAAGCGGTATTTCTCGGTCTGGACCTCGCCGGACGGTAACAACCGGCTGGAGACCATGTACCCCTCCATTGCCACGATCAGGACCTCGACGGGGTGCGCCTACAGTTGCGCGTTCTGCGTGGTCCATCACATGATGAGCGGCAAATACCTTCAGCGAAGCCCCGAGGACGTGGTGGACGAGATCGCGGGCATCCAGGAAGATTACATCTACTTCGTTGACGACGAGACCTTCCTGAACCCAAAGCGGCTCACGGATATCGCGAACCTGCTGAAAGCACGCGGCATAAAGAAAAAGTTCGTGAGCTGGGCCCGCGCCGACACTATCGTCCATCATCCCGAACTATTCAAGCTCTGGAAAGAGGTCGGCCTCCACATCGTCTACGTAGGGCTGGAGGCCATGGACGAGGAACGCCTCAAGGATTACAAAAAACGAACCTCGGTGGAGACGAACAGGAAAGCAGTGCAGATTCTGCGGGAGGCGGGCATCCTGCTGCACGGCTCGCTGATGGTGGATCCCGGGTTCACGGTCGAGGATTTCCGGAGGCTCGAAAGGGTCATTATCGAACTCATCCCGTCCGAGGTTTCGTTCACGGTCTTTTCCCCTTCGCCGGGAACCGAACTGTGGCACAAACACCAGAACGACTACATCATCGATTCGTACCTCTACTACGACTGCATGCACACCGTGCTGCCGACAAAGATGGACATGAAAAAGTTCTACGCGCACTTCGCCCGGCTCTACAGCATCGGCTGGCGCCACAATCCGCTCCGGCTGAACAAGACGAAGGTTCCCTTCCGTGAGATCGTGCGGAGCATCAAGAACGGCACGAAGTACGTCATCGCGATGCGGAATATCTATAAGGACTATCTGCCCAAGAAAATGTAA
- a CDS encoding beta-ketoacyl synthase N-terminal-like domain-containing protein — translation MNVQGIGLLCSRGRGIHAFQQALLEGWREPARLTIKDRQVPVHTVDLEHVQDKSVLKKMRRADKLSKMAVLAATDAVTDSGLRPEEVRRLGVIVATALGAHGTTFEFLDGILDFGEAAVSPTAFSNSVHNAAASYISTALGIQGPTLTVTQFFFSFQSALQLADAWLHEGRLDHVLVGAIDQFGDVLGYIADSRLALAADGKIRPFQKSPGAVPGEGAAFFLLGNKEDERFYCRVSGVQFGTSANTPQGSGLNILDIDGMTSEVTWQAFETSPGARIAAYSPLYGSMMTGTAFSMAAGALMLKAGFCYANPVLDGAQNLPVVKEHADSSVDFMRCIRYNCANESSTIHLMKP, via the coding sequence ATGAACGTACAGGGCATTGGCCTTCTCTGTTCGCGGGGCAGGGGGATCCATGCATTCCAACAGGCCCTGCTCGAAGGATGGCGCGAACCCGCGCGCTTGACGATCAAGGACAGGCAGGTGCCGGTCCATACCGTGGACCTGGAGCACGTGCAGGACAAGAGCGTTCTCAAAAAAATGAGGCGTGCGGACAAGCTGAGCAAGATGGCGGTGCTCGCGGCAACGGACGCGGTGACGGACAGCGGACTTCGTCCTGAGGAGGTCAGGAGGCTGGGCGTGATCGTGGCCACGGCTTTGGGGGCCCATGGAACGACCTTTGAATTTCTGGACGGCATCCTCGACTTCGGCGAGGCGGCGGTCTCCCCAACGGCCTTTTCCAATTCGGTGCACAACGCGGCGGCATCTTATATTTCTACGGCACTCGGGATACAGGGCCCGACGCTGACCGTGACGCAGTTCTTCTTTTCGTTCCAGTCGGCGCTGCAGCTTGCCGACGCATGGCTTCATGAGGGGCGACTGGACCACGTTCTTGTCGGCGCAATCGATCAATTCGGAGACGTTCTGGGGTATATCGCGGACTCCAGACTTGCCCTGGCCGCCGACGGGAAGATCAGGCCTTTCCAGAAGTCACCCGGAGCAGTTCCCGGTGAAGGGGCCGCTTTTTTCCTTCTCGGCAACAAGGAGGATGAGAGGTTTTACTGCAGGGTGTCCGGCGTACAGTTTGGAACCAGCGCCAACACACCACAGGGTTCAGGTCTCAATATTCTCGACATTGACGGGATGACGTCAGAGGTAACGTGGCAGGCCTTTGAAACGAGTCCAGGGGCCCGGATCGCCGCTTACTCGCCGCTCTACGGAAGCATGATGACGGGGACGGCATTCTCCATGGCTGCAGGTGCCCTGATGCTCAAGGCCGGTTTCTGTTATGCAAACCCCGTTCTGGACGGAGCGCAAAACCTTCCTGTTGTGAAGGAACACGCTGATTCTTCTGTTGATTTCATGCGATGCATCCGGTATAATTGCGCAAACGAATCAAGCACGATTCATTTGATGAAACCGTAG
- a CDS encoding radical SAM protein: MRVLLVNPFGSNWVEGSDDKSETAIRMAPNGLLSIAAYLEQRGIETAIHDCRGPVTRVGTADVLARVSDFRPDMVGFTAVTSSFLNAYHQAEAIKESWPGVKIVVGGVHVSALRGSILERFPAIDLLVTGEGEKAMAELAAGAKPETVQGLVFRDGGTIRDNGIRTDLCELDSLPFPAYHKLDGFPGSFEAALFNYPKTPTATVISSRGCPYQCSYCDRSVYRRSFRFNSAEYLYEHMAFLKKRFHIRHVFFYDDLFTFNRERIEKFCNLLREKPLKMTFNCAVRVGHADDEMLRMLKASGCWMVSVGIESGAPEILARHKTKIDFPEMRSTVRRIQKAGLRAKGLFMMGLPGETEETVKVTTDFINGLELDDMNMTKFTPFPGSPIYQTIREEGVFEEKWDLMNCLNFVFVPKGISSKERLDELYKQFVKQFYTGRNWTRKFVPLMFKSPHSALRMIRSLPTFLRIKDDFEPKGKE; encoded by the coding sequence ATGAGGGTCCTGCTCGTGAACCCCTTCGGCTCGAACTGGGTCGAGGGGAGTGATGACAAGAGCGAGACTGCCATCCGCATGGCGCCGAACGGTCTCCTCTCGATCGCCGCCTACCTGGAGCAGCGCGGGATCGAAACCGCCATCCATGACTGCCGGGGGCCGGTGACGCGCGTCGGAACGGCCGATGTCCTTGCCCGCGTTTCCGATTTCAGGCCCGACATGGTCGGCTTTACGGCCGTCACGTCGAGCTTCCTGAACGCTTACCATCAGGCAGAGGCGATCAAGGAGTCCTGGCCCGGTGTCAAGATCGTTGTTGGCGGTGTGCATGTGTCGGCGCTGCGCGGCAGTATCCTGGAGCGATTTCCCGCCATTGACCTCCTCGTGACGGGAGAAGGCGAGAAGGCCATGGCTGAGCTGGCTGCGGGTGCGAAGCCGGAGACAGTCCAGGGGCTTGTCTTTCGCGATGGGGGCACGATCAGAGACAACGGGATCAGGACCGATCTCTGCGAGCTTGACTCGCTTCCTTTTCCCGCCTACCATAAACTCGACGGATTTCCCGGAAGCTTCGAGGCAGCACTGTTCAACTATCCGAAAACGCCGACCGCAACGGTAATCTCGAGCCGCGGCTGCCCCTACCAGTGCTCCTACTGCGACCGCTCCGTATACCGCAGGAGCTTCCGGTTCAATTCGGCCGAGTATCTTTACGAGCACATGGCGTTCCTCAAGAAGCGGTTCCACATCCGGCACGTGTTCTTCTACGATGACCTGTTCACCTTCAACCGCGAACGGATCGAGAAGTTTTGCAATCTCCTGCGGGAGAAACCGCTCAAGATGACGTTCAATTGCGCCGTACGCGTGGGCCACGCCGATGACGAAATGCTCAGGATGCTCAAGGCCTCCGGCTGCTGGATGGTCAGCGTCGGCATCGAGTCCGGCGCGCCGGAGATTCTCGCGAGGCACAAGACCAAAATAGATTTCCCCGAGATGCGCTCGACGGTCCGGCGCATTCAAAAGGCCGGGCTCCGCGCAAAGGGACTGTTCATGATGGGGCTCCCGGGCGAGACCGAAGAGACCGTCAAGGTCACGACGGACTTTATCAACGGCCTCGAGCTCGATGACATGAACATGACCAAGTTCACGCCCTTCCCCGGCTCGCCGATCTACCAGACCATCCGGGAAGAAGGCGTTTTCGAGGAGAAATGGGACCTCATGAACTGCCTCAATTTCGTGTTCGTACCGAAAGGAATTTCGTCCAAGGAGCGGCTCGATGAATTATACAAGCAGTTCGTGAAACAGTTCTACACAGGCAGGAACTGGACCCGCAAGTTCGTGCCGCTCATGTTCAAGTCGCCCCACAGCGCCCTCAGGATGATCAGGAGTCTCCCGACGTTCCTCAGGATCAAGGACGATTTTGAACCGAAGGGAAAAGAATAA
- a CDS encoding class I adenylate-forming enzyme family protein — MNIFDIIKRETEPFAGKAAVIQGDSSITYGQLIASAGMFAETLRRKGVSRTHRVGLLCDDGIDYIIASLAILSLSAAVTPVSPEQTADEIETVIDRIDVDYLIAEPRLRPEGYGEPLPSEGLSQKELILVKRTVRARPPSEYFRINPAFIRFSSGTTGTSKGVVLSHEAILDRTDAADKGLQITSADTVLWVLSMSYHFVVTILLFLRRGATIVLCGHRFPESLIEGITRSKGTFIYASPFHYSLLSRSGLLTKDSLRNVRMAVSTAIRLPEQVAEEFSAKFGFELTEAYGIIEVGLPFVRLGGNREKRGSVGKPLPDFEIKLDNRNENGVGEILVRGKGMLDAYYSPWQGRDDILADGWFRTGDLGRRDDDGDLFIAGREKDVINFVGMKIFAQEVEDVLNRHPHVRESLVYGAPHAVYGQLPMAKIVLRDGTEKPDINDLRKFCYQHLAQYKVPKDFEFTDRLPKTASGKLKR, encoded by the coding sequence ATGAATATTTTCGACATCATTAAGCGTGAAACTGAGCCGTTCGCCGGGAAGGCGGCAGTCATCCAGGGTGATTCAAGCATAACCTACGGTCAGCTGATCGCTTCGGCCGGGATGTTTGCGGAAACGCTGCGGCGGAAGGGTGTCTCCCGGACCCACCGCGTCGGGCTCCTGTGTGATGACGGCATCGACTACATCATTGCCAGCCTCGCCATCCTGTCTCTTTCCGCCGCCGTTACGCCGGTTTCCCCGGAGCAGACCGCCGATGAGATCGAGACGGTCATCGACCGGATCGACGTGGATTACCTCATTGCGGAGCCGCGGCTGAGACCCGAAGGGTACGGTGAACCGCTGCCCTCTGAAGGTCTCTCTCAGAAAGAATTGATCCTGGTTAAACGGACGGTGCGGGCGCGGCCGCCATCCGAATATTTCCGCATCAACCCGGCCTTTATCCGCTTCAGCTCCGGCACGACCGGTACGAGCAAGGGTGTAGTGCTGTCCCATGAGGCGATTCTCGACCGGACCGATGCTGCTGACAAGGGCCTGCAGATCACGTCCGCGGACACGGTGCTCTGGGTCCTCTCCATGAGCTATCACTTCGTGGTCACCATCCTGCTCTTTCTCCGGCGGGGCGCCACCATCGTTCTGTGCGGCCATCGCTTTCCGGAGTCCCTGATCGAAGGCATCACGAGGAGCAAGGGGACCTTCATCTATGCTTCACCCTTTCATTACAGTCTCCTTTCCCGCTCCGGTCTTTTGACCAAGGATTCGCTCCGGAATGTCCGCATGGCCGTTTCGACCGCGATCAGGCTTCCCGAACAGGTTGCAGAAGAGTTCTCCGCGAAGTTCGGGTTCGAACTGACCGAGGCCTATGGCATCATCGAGGTCGGCCTGCCCTTTGTCAGGCTCGGCGGCAACAGGGAAAAGAGGGGCTCCGTCGGTAAACCGCTCCCGGATTTCGAGATCAAGCTCGACAACAGGAACGAGAACGGCGTCGGTGAGATCCTCGTCAGGGGCAAGGGAATGCTCGATGCCTACTATTCTCCCTGGCAGGGAAGGGACGATATCCTTGCGGACGGATGGTTCAGGACCGGCGATCTCGGCCGGAGGGACGACGACGGAGACCTGTTCATTGCCGGCAGGGAAAAGGACGTTATCAATTTCGTGGGCATGAAGATCTTCGCCCAGGAAGTAGAGGACGTTCTGAACCGGCATCCGCACGTGCGGGAGTCGCTGGTATACGGCGCACCCCACGCTGTATACGGCCAACTGCCGATGGCCAAGATAGTGCTTCGCGATGGTACCGAGAAGCCGGACATCAATGACCTGCGGAAGTTCTGCTATCAGCACCTGGCCCAGTACAAGGTGCCGAAGGACTTCGAGTTCACGGACCGGCTGCCGAAAACCGCTAGCGGGAAGTTGAAGCGATGA
- a CDS encoding acyl carrier protein, with product MAVQETGKKFTVQEIESTLTEGVAAILAADKASLGGDQPFHELGIDSLGLVEILVFIEKTFKLQLIHSDLTRQDFETIRSLASFIHKNL from the coding sequence ATGGCGGTTCAGGAAACGGGCAAGAAGTTCACGGTGCAGGAAATCGAAAGCACGCTGACGGAAGGCGTAGCCGCCATACTGGCGGCTGACAAGGCATCTCTCGGAGGCGACCAGCCGTTCCACGAACTCGGGATCGACTCACTCGGCCTCGTCGAGATCCTGGTATTCATCGAGAAGACCTTTAAACTCCAACTGATCCACTCGGACCTTACACGACAAGACTTCGAGACAATCCGGTCCCTGGCGTCCTTCATCCACAAGAACCTGTAG
- a CDS encoding glycosyltransferase, translating into MISQYYGIAPKGDLLLLQKLSGRFQKRKFLHINSTREGGGVAEILHRMIPMLQEFGIDARWEVIKGDAAFYDMTKKIHNSLQGEPEFFTKDMWDYHLEVNRRNAETLDLEADAVLIHDPQPAPLILFRKSGAWIWRCHIDVSNPRRDTWDALRRYCEQYDAAVFSVSKFAKAMRMHEFIVPPSIDPVSEKNRELSPEEIQDSVNRFDIPLDRPVILQVSRFDRFKDPIGVIKAYRMAKKYNDCVLVLAGSPASDDPEGEKVLDEVKQNAADDPDIRILMLPPFSDRDINALQRMATVVLQKSLKEGFGLTVSEAMWKGKPVIGGAVGGIPLQIMHSVTGFLVHSIEGTAFRIRQLLNNPDMGKKMGEQAREFVRNNFLITRQMRDYLSIWYSLENDGLRTLEL; encoded by the coding sequence ATGATTAGTCAATACTATGGGATAGCGCCGAAAGGCGACCTTCTTCTTCTGCAGAAGCTCAGCGGCCGGTTTCAAAAGAGGAAGTTCCTCCATATCAACTCGACCCGGGAGGGGGGCGGTGTCGCCGAGATCCTGCATCGCATGATACCCATGCTCCAGGAGTTCGGCATCGATGCCCGGTGGGAGGTCATCAAGGGCGACGCGGCCTTTTACGACATGACGAAGAAGATCCATAATTCGCTGCAGGGCGAACCGGAGTTCTTCACAAAAGACATGTGGGATTACCATCTCGAGGTCAACAGAAGGAATGCCGAGACCCTGGACCTTGAAGCGGACGCCGTATTGATCCATGACCCGCAACCGGCGCCCCTGATCCTCTTCAGGAAGAGCGGCGCCTGGATCTGGAGATGCCACATCGATGTTTCCAATCCCCGCAGGGATACCTGGGACGCCCTCAGGCGGTACTGCGAGCAATACGACGCCGCCGTCTTTTCCGTATCGAAGTTCGCGAAGGCCATGCGCATGCACGAGTTCATTGTTCCGCCTTCGATCGATCCGGTCAGCGAGAAGAACCGCGAGCTTTCGCCGGAAGAGATCCAGGATTCGGTGAACAGGTTCGACATCCCCCTCGACCGCCCGGTCATCCTCCAGGTCTCGCGGTTCGACCGGTTCAAGGACCCCATCGGCGTGATCAAGGCGTACCGCATGGCGAAAAAATACAACGATTGCGTGCTCGTTCTTGCCGGCAGCCCGGCCTCGGACGACCCGGAAGGGGAGAAGGTCCTTGACGAAGTAAAACAGAATGCGGCCGATGATCCCGATATCCGCATCCTGATGCTTCCTCCGTTCAGCGACAGAGACATCAATGCCCTGCAACGGATGGCGACGGTCGTGCTCCAGAAGTCCCTGAAAGAAGGGTTTGGTCTGACCGTGTCCGAGGCGATGTGGAAGGGAAAACCGGTCATCGGCGGCGCCGTAGGCGGCATTCCGCTCCAGATCATGCACAGCGTTACCGGCTTCCTTGTCCACTCCATTGAGGGGACTGCGTTCAGGATACGTCAGCTCCTGAACAACCCGGACATGGGAAAGAAAATGGGCGAGCAGGCCAGGGAGTTTGTCCGGAACAATTTCCTGATCACGAGGCAGATGCGGGATTATCTCTCGATCTGGTATTCCCTCGAGAACGACGGCCTGCGGACCCTGGAACTGTGA